A region of the Leishmania panamensis strain MHOM/PA/94/PSC-1 chromosome 21 sequence genome:
TTAGGTGTGCTCAGCACTGGTGTTGCACTGACGTCACTCGTGCGGCTCCTTGTAGTTCCACCAAGGGAACCGACTAGGCTCTGGTCGTGCGCGTTAGCACCTTCGTCGCTGGCCCGTAATGTGTCAGAAGGTGACACGGCGTCGTGAGTGGGGCGGCGGGGCGTTACTTGctgagagagcgaaaggCCGCCAATAGGCCTGGTTGAACTGTCATCCACGGCAGGATAGGCCAgcaccagctccagctccCGCCGTGCCTGGTGCTTGGTGTACAGCATCCCAAAGACTTCGCAGAGCTTCGTATACGCCGTGCTAAGCTTCTGTGACCATGGACCGCCGGGTGTGTGAGCCACGTACAGGGCATGCACGTCGAAGAAGGCCGGGAACCCGTCGCCGATCCACGGCACCGGCGCAGCAGTagagctgccgctggagagTATCGATGGGATGCAGCTGCTAGTCGTGACCTCGGCACGTGTCAAGGTCAGCGAGCTCGGGCTATCGGAAAGACGTCCACTATGCCGCTGCAGTCTGTACACCTCTAGCGCGGCGGTACCGGCAGCAAGGGCTGTCTGAGCTGCCGTTGCGTCATGAGCGCGCCTccagagaaggagcagctcgTTGGCACGCGTGATTTGCTCCAGCACGGTCGCCAGCTCCGGCGcaggctgcagcagcacggccgtggtggcgcggTGGAGCATATCTGCTTCCTGAAGACGCGCGAGGAGTTCCTCCGCACGGTGCACGAGTGCAGCGTCCTCCTTGTATCCAGCGGCACTCGCAGTCAGCTTGTCATCACCCATTCCGCGCCCGCTACACACCATAGTGTAGGCCTGAGCGGCCTTGAGCGCCTTCGAAAGTTGCGCGGCGCTCAGCGTGCCGGCGGCAGCCTCATCGCTCTCCACTACCTCTCGCAGTGTGGCCATGGCAGCTCGCTTCATGGAAAACGCTTTGCCGAGCTCTTCAATCGGCTGCTCCACctgctggtggaggaggatAGTGATCGTCTCGCCAGGGCGCAGGATCTCTTCCAAGCCGTCGATCCACATCGCCTCCTGCCGCGAACGGCGAATGGCACCTTCAatgtcgccgctgctcgccgcTTGGCGTGCGCTGAGGACAAGCCTGCGCCACTCCCGCATCGCCGGGAACCACCGCTCTTCCAGCCACGCAAAGAAGGGGCTCGTTAGCATAATTGCGACAGGAAAGATaagctgtgcgtgtggcgacGGTCGCAACGATGGCGTTGTGGCATCCTCAGGCTTGTCGAGCGCATCACCGTCGCtggcgcctgcgcctgccTGGGATTGGGCCTCGACACCCGCTCTGAAGCTACACCACACCTCCAGAGCCTGACCGAGATCGTGTCGCAGAGCCAAGTCacggagcagcaccacctcgtgcGTCATGCGGACAATAAAGCGCACCAACTGGTGCATCGCACGAAAGACGTAGCGGCGCTCTTCAAGCCCTTGGCGAACAAGTGCCTCCGCGTGCAACGACAGATACCGCTCCACCCCGTCAACgagtcgcagcagctccgcactGTGCTCCACGGTGTCGCGCTCCAGAAGAGGCATATCTACATCCTCGCTGAGCTGAGCGTACTCGAGTTTTGTGAAGGCGCTGAGGAGTCGAGTCGCAGCCTGGTGAACATCGGACAGAAGAGCGACGGAGTCGCCGCTATGGTGCACTTGCACGGTTGGGTCCGGTGAGTCCAGATCACCCCCATCCGGCTCCCCGGAGAAAGCGCTGGTCCCACCACAGCGTCGACGGGGCACGACAGAGGCGCGGAACTCCTCGGTGGAttgtggcggtgccgcgcaCCTACGTCGTTCgctcagcgccgtcgccacctccgccacatAGTCGAGCACCGATTTCATCTGGTCCAGCTGAtaccgcagcgcagcgtccATGACTGGCGAGCGCtcacgcaccgccgctgccggggTTCGCGCAGGAGCCTTGTGCTGATGCGCCTCTTCtgtagcagcgctgcccagAGGTGCCAGCTGTTTGCGTGTTGTGACAGCCACCGGTCGCGCCTTGATAGTGACTCCAAACTTCGACGCACTTCTCGCAGCAGTCGAGCCACCATTTCTGCCGGCGCCCGTTGTGAGAGTCGATGCAGCTGGCACTTGCCGTGGTGCCGTGGAAGCACCAGGTAAAGAGGGCGGACGCTGACGGACATGGCCAGAGGCGATGTGTCGAaagccggcggcggcgagggcgggggcagcggcggaatGGGACGTGGTGCTCACCCTGCACTGCCTGGCCTCTGCAGACGACGTGGGCCTCGGCGCCGACTGCGGGGAGGCTGCCGGAGCGGCTGCGGTACCGCCAGAAGACGGCGCGTTGTGAGAGCCAATGTTTATGTTCTCCTTTCCAGTCATGTGGTGCTGTCGAAGCACTCTAGCAGCGCCTTCGGAAGCGGAAACCTGCAGAGGCGCTGACGGCGCGGTTGGGTCGACATGTTGTTGCACTCGATGTGGTAAAGGGGGAGTGCGCCGCGGCACATGGGCCGTTGCGATATCCTCCTTCGATGCGCCTGCGTGATCGCCATTCTGGAGGCGTCGATGCTTCGGCACATACGATTGCGATTGCACTCTAAGTGGGCTCGCGTCCACCTCACCGTCATTGTATCGGGGCGATGAAAGCGGCGACACCTCCAGCCCGGGTCTCTCCTGGGACGTGAAGGACCACAAGGGCGTGTCGATGCTGCgcggcacggcggcagcgttggAGTCGACCTGCTTCAGCAGTTCCTGAGGACGCTGTAAGGGGTGCGCTTCCTTCGCCTTATGGTTCTCATAGCTGGCACGGCCATAGCTCTTCACGTagttgccgttgctgcggTGGGGCTTCTTGCCCGCGCCAAGTGCAGGCGCCGGTGTCACTATCGCGGCGCCGGGTGCCTTATCTCCAGTGTGGTTCATGAGCCAGATGAATAagatgaggggagggaattggggagggggtggcgtgAGCGCTGCGTGAGTGCGCGGTTTCTCCTCTTTCAGCCTTCCTTGATCGGCAGGGCGGACTCAGAATTgatagagaaagagaggcttAGTGGCAGGGCGTTACCAGccaaagagagcagcaaaggTAAACAGGCGAGAGAATGTGACGATGCTGAGTCGAGTTAGGagtccacacacacgcagagagagagagagagagacgtttCGCATACagtaagagagaaaagagcgggGTCAAAGTTTACAATGATGAaagtggagcagcagcgagcgctCGCCACACGGATCAGATGCGTACGTAATTTCTGCACCTAAGCCTTACTGCGAAGCGACTCGATGAGAGTAATGGAGGTGTAATAGTGGGAAGACagaggtgaggggagggaaagaaaagcgagagagggcaagGAGGATGCCCACAACACCAGAAAGGCACTCACACGCGCAGGGAATGCTGTCGTGAGCGTACCGGTGTGTTTGCGTGGGTGTTGGAAGAGCAACGATGCGCGTGTGAAGCAGCAAGTGCCtgggaggcagaggagggggagggggcaaacgtgggaagggagagagggagggaaggggagagcacTGACGGTTCGTAAGGCAGGGGCGAGCTGAAATTGTGGAGTGCAACAGCGCTCGACGTgcggagagagcgagagggtcTGATACGTCTCTTGTCCGCTGCTTTTTGCGTGTATTGATCTACTTGCCAGCACGAGGTGTCTGGAGAAATAGTGTTCCTGCGCTCAGCCCCCGCTTCGTGTGACACAGAAAAGAAGgcgcgcgggggggggggggggggNNNNNNNNNNNNNNNNNNNNNNNNNNNNNNNNNNNNNNNNNNNNNNNNNNNNNNNNNNNNNNNNNNNNNNNNNNNNNNNNNNNNNNNNNNNNNNNNNNNNNNNNNNNNNNNNNNNNNNNNNNNNNNNNNNNNNNNNNNNNNNNNNNNNNNNNNNNNNNNNNNNNNNNNNNNNNNNNNNNNNNNNNNNNNNNNNNNNNNNNNNNNNNNNNNNNNNNNNNNNNNNNNNNNNNNNNNNNNNNNNNNNNNNNNNNNNNNNNNNNNNNNNNNNNNNNNNNNNNNNNNNNNNNNNNNNNNNNNNNNNNNNNNNNNNNNNNNNNNNNNNNNNNNNNNNNNNNNNNNNNNNNNNNNNNNNNNNNNNNNNNNNNNNNNNNNNNNNNNNNNNNNNNNNNNNNNNNNNNNNNNNNNNNNNNNNNNNNNNNNNNNNNNNNNAGAAAGAGGcgcggcgggggggggggggggcaaccGCGAGGGAGCGGGagtgagcgagagcgagaagaacCGCCCCGGCTACATATACATCACCTTTTCTTTGGCGCGCATGTTGCCATGCTTTGTTTATACGCGGCTTAGAGGTGTGGCTACCCAAGCGAGTGGGCCTGCTTGGGAGTGGGTCTTTGATGTGCTCGAGGAGTCATATATAtattgagagagagaggaaaaggcgcacAGGAGTACGG
Encoded here:
- a CDS encoding hypothetical protein (TriTrypDB/GeneDB-style sysID: LpmP.21.1570) — protein: MNHTGDKAPGAAIVTPAPALGAGKKPHRSNGNYVKSYGRASYENHKAKEAHPLQRPQELLKQVDSNAAAVPRSIDTPLWSFTSQERPGLEVSPLSSPRYNDGEVDASPLRVQSQSYVPKHRRLQNGDHAGASKEDIATAHVPRRTPPLPHRVQQHVDPTAPSAPLQVSASEGAARVLRQHHMTGKENINIGSHNAPSSGGTAAAPAASPQSAPRPTSSAEARQCRVSTTSHSAAAPALAAAGFRHIASGHVRQRPPSLPGASTAPRQVPAASTLTTGAGRNGGSTAARSASKFGVTIKARPVAVTTRKQLAPLGSAATEEAHQHKAPARTPAAAVRERSPVMDAALRYQLDQMKSVLDYVAEVATALSERRRCAAPPQSTEEFRASVVPRRRCGGTSAFSGEPDGGDLDSPDPTVQVHHSGDSVALLSDVHQAATRLLSAFTKLEYAQLSEDVDMPLLERDTVEHSAELLRLVDGVERYLSLHAEALVRQGLEERRYVFRAMHQLVRFIVRMTHEVVLLRDLALRHDLGQALEVWCSFRAGVEAQSQAGAGASDGDALDKPEDATTPSLRPSPHAQLIFPVAIMLTSPFFAWLEERWFPAMREWRRLVLSARQAASSGDIEGAIRRSRQEAMWIDGLEEILRPGETITILLHQQVEQPIEELGKAFSMKRAAMATLREVVESDEAAAGTLSAAQLSKALKAAQAYTMVCSGRGMGDDKLTASAAGYKEDAALVHRAEELLARLQEADMLHRATTAVLLQPAPELATVLEQITRANELLLLWRRAHDATAAQTALAAGTAALEVYRLQRHSGRLSDSPSSLTLTRAEVTTSSCIPSILSSGSSTAAPVPWIGDGFPAFFDVHALYVAHTPGGPWSQKLSTAYTKLCEVFGMLYTKHQARRELELVLAYPAVDDSSTRPIGGLSLSQQVTPRRPTHDAVSPSDTLRASDEGANAHDQSLVGSLGGTTRSRTSDVSATPVLSTPKRASAEKLHQCIQQAEAAGIGGPLVEEARARLRRLETLRLKIHFDAQTRVLPVADAAQAAFHDVYQQIHDFCQTQLQQPQRSSGAERRLRIRYEDTDGDFISLLDQQDWCMMLSEFAPNGCGGVKIELFCDYPTMPGIMNNSMVVTSSDDVQRIGVESELASGDFQTEIAPETCTPPGTAAATGSAAATAATTPEKRTNVFERLASTSKGSAAAPAASGQRKPRTHPHSLGTTSSQRALTQPRARGTGTGAGSASIHSGSPQKIYAACRAPAGGGSGRSKDAPSQAAAGVGAPKTAALTAENLRRNLLPAQAPSRPEGAEATAQNEVRRSGGRPSNDGMDTIAKSAAAEMDRHTAPSAPVGASATKAHGLVSNNDAHDDGEQERSTVHLNLDMARRWETVSDDELQLLEMQTSASVSTVHPDRGIVISSSATVRPTELPPRAEPSRNTFTATYCSGRGKSVSERGGGGGADEAVNKLSEADKTHKRHLCLSPSRHPSRWSSDAFSLDDVETVCSERSRMPQQTAKPKGPTSLPPRPVNAGGLQTPQRVRRGARGTPIRFRPDAGDDNGDSDQGDGANASDGLFAEMQRMREANTRAMVQRKPSWH